gaaactcaaaactaagcttattaatcatataataatttaaaaatgagtccttaggttcttaagttcaaagttgggagcgaaaatgtcattttagcctaaatatgacctaaaacgacacaatgagccttaaatgggcataaatggattggaatgagtcctagaaagataaaactagaatataaaacatttagtaggtttaaaatgagtccttaggttctttagttcatagttgggagcgaaaatgtcattttagcctaaatttgacctacaacgacctaatgagccttaaaggtgcataaatagattggaacgagtcttataaagttaaaattatgcatattaaacatgtattaagtttaaaatgagtgcttaggttctttattttaaagttaggagcgaaaatgcctcattttagcctaaatatgacctataactatcaaacaagcattaaatgtgcataaatagattagaataagtcttagaaacttaaaactaagcatattaatcatataataagtttaaaatgagtcattaggttcttaagttcaaagttgggagcgaaaatggcattttagcctaaatatgacctataacgacacaatgagccttaaatatgcataaatggattggaatgagttctagaaagtcaaaactaagcatataaaacatttagtaagtttaaaatgagtccttaggttctttagttcatagtttggagcgaaaatgtcattttagcctaaatatgtcctataacgaccaaacaagccttaaatgtgtataagtagttagaataagtcttagaaacttaaaactaagcatattaatcatgtaataagtttaaaataagtccttaggttctttattttaaagttgggatcgaaaatgccttattttatcctaaatatgacctataacgataaaacaagcattaaatgtgcataaatagattagaataagtcttagaaacttaaaactaagcatatttatcatataataagtttaaaatgagttattaggttcttaagttcaaagttgggagcgaaaatgtcattttagcctaaatatgacctataacgataaaacaagcattaaatgtgcataaatagattagaataagtcttagaaacttaaaactaagcatatttatcatataataagtttaaaatgagtcattaggttcttaagttcaaagttgggagcgaaaatgtcattttagcctaaatatgacctataacgacacaatgagccgtaaatgtgcataaatggattggaatgagtcctagaaagttaaaaataagcatataaaacatttagtaagtttaaaatgagtccttaggttctttggttcatagttgggagcgaaaatgtcattttagcctaaatatgtcctataacgaccaaacaagccttaaatgtgtataagtagattggaataagtcttggaaacttaaaactaaacatactaatcatgtaataagtttaaaataagtccttaagttctttagttcaaagttgggagcgaaaatgtcattttatgctaaatatgacctataacgacccaatgagcttcaaatgtgcataaatagattggtatgagtcttagaaagtcaaaactaagcatataaaacacttagtaagtttaaaatgagtccgtaggtttttttttcaaaatttgggagcgaaaatgctcattttagcctaaatatgacctataacgaccaaacaagccttaaatgtgcataagtagattgaaatgagttttcgaaacttcaaactaagcatattaaccatgtaataagaataaaatgagtacttaggttctttagttcaaagttggggagcggaaatgtcattttagctctaaatatgacctataacgacccaattatccttaaatgtgcttacatagattggaatgagttttagaatgttaaaactatgcacattaatcatgtaataagaataaaatgagtccttaggatctttagttcaaagttgggagcgaaaatgtcgttttagctctaaatatgatctataacgatccaatgagccttaaatgtgcataaatagattcaaatgagttttagaaagttaaagctatgcatattaatcatgtaataagaatcaaatagtccttaggttctttagttaaaagtaaATACGACCTATAACGAATCAatgagaataaaatgagtcctataACGAGGATACCTTTTTTGTACTGGGGGTATTGCTGTCATTCTCTCCCTTGACCCTGTCCACGTGAGTTGTCTCGGAAATCTGATTCGTTTTGGGCTGCTTGCTCTCCCGGTCTAAAGTAGGAATTTCTGGTGGTTCGGCTCTAGGGGTTACAGAACGGCCGGATGCTATAGTAGTAGTTGGGAATGCCTTTTCAGGAGGGACAACTGGAGTATAATTAGACGGTAGAAGATCATCCCAGTTTTCAAGCAGCTCTTTATAGACTTTTCTGAGTGTGACCTCAGTGAGACCTGTTACCTTACAAATTTCTGCCTGCGTCTTGCGTCTATCTTCTAGTTGACAGGCCAGATAAATAGCAGCAGCTGATATACTTATAGGGTTCCTACGCGTACAGAAACATTTGTTTATCACAACTTCTCCAATGTGAGTTGCAAGTTCCTACTCCATAACAAACTAGTAAGTCATATGATGTAGAAATGAGTCAAAACTAGGGAAATAAATTTCTCTGGAATGAAAACTTAATAATGTGATGGTTCTCAATCACATAGCCACCAAATAAATGACGAAAATGCAACAGAGGAGCACAATTCAAGGCAATTTTGACAAGCAACAAGCTTTCCCCATTTCTGATTATAATGCAACAGCCATGAGCCAACAGATGATTTAACAGCATTAAATATTGAAATAATGAAATGTgttactcaagtccattgaactAGCAAGATCAATGTTGAAAATCCTTCAATTATAAGAAGCAAAAGCAGGAAAGGAGCAAATATTACAATGTAAAGATGGTATCTCAGAAGTTTTATGATTCTTCATAATTTACTCTTATTAGCATATCAGCTGGGTGAAATGCCTACCAGTTTCCAAAAGTATACATATTATATCAGCCACCGATGCGTATTAGCAAATATCAGCAGGAGTTTTCAAGTACCAGAGCGGATTTATTAAGCTGGAGAAGGTTGCAAAATCTAGGCATATGTACAGCTATAGAATTGCTATTAATTGGTTGACTGAGTTGTAGAGCTTCACCCAGGATCTTGATATACTTTCCAATCTCTTTCTGAGGGAGGTTCGCCGCTATTGAGATTTCCTGTTACATGAAATAAGATACCCATTTACAGATGCCCTTAAAATCAAGTGTTCTTTTCTATCGCATATGCAACTTATCTTAAACCAATTCCCACTCAATTACTAGCAAATACAATGAGCATTTTCAGTTTTCAAAGAGTTCAAACTCGGAAATTGTTTAATTTTGCAATTTGCACTAGTAGTTTAGGCATAAAGATGAAGCAAAGGTGGTTACGGATGAGAAAAAAGCGCAATTTGCAAATGGCTTAGCATTCGGGACACAATCTAAGCAGAACAAGAACCCCAAAAGGAACAACATACTGTTAAGAAAAAAGTCAGCGTATCGTATTCAGTTTTAGAACTCGTAGGATTTCCATTTTCATTACTAGTTTCACAGGGAGAGGTGTGAAGTTGATTAGGAAAATAAATATGGATAACATGTGCAATTTCGCAAAGACAACCGCAATCAGAAATTCATAAATGGATCGTCTTTCAGAACTTAATTAATGGAGAACAAGAACAGAAAAGGCAATTGCAAAATGTTCACTATAGTTTTATACCAAGACAAACACTTCCAAGTCCCAACCAACCCCCAACATATCACATTAATTGAAGAACTGAACTCAGAATGTAACATAACATATTTCTCCAATGAGCCCCTTATAATAATCAGTGTAATACTGACGACTCCTCAggtaaattaaaacaaaattccAGTTATCAGGGACAAGAGATAAACCTGAAGGGTACGGGGCTCCTGGGCCTCACGAATAGCCTGAACAAGGCAAGCAGTAGCAAGAGCTTCAACACTACGATTCCTCAAACAAGTAGCAGAAGAACAATCCCTAAACAACTGGAAAGCATGATCAGAAATATCACGGTCCAACCCCAAAATAGAAGCCACATCAACAATCTGAAGATTCAAACTCAAATTCAGATTCATCAATCAATTAAACAAAGAAATTAACTACATGAACCATATGCATAAGTAAATcaactaattaaatttattacaaaccacatttaccataatatttaaacaaaaaatCCAACAAAGTTTTCAATAATTGCATAAatttaacaaatcaaacaagattATACCTCATTTGCGCTTGTTCTTTCCTCAAAATCAATCAATGAATTTCTTTTGCAGCAGAtgggaaccccaactccaatcTTCTGAAACCTCCTTGACCTGCTAACTTTGGAACGAATTTGTCAGAATATTGAGCAATTGAAACACGGGAACATCCCCATGACTTCTAGGGTTTTATTTTCCGGTAtaggtgagaggagagagaaaaagaagtgtGCGTGGTCGTCTGGGTATGCCCTCACGTCCGCCGCTGAGTGTGGTGTTTGCCGGTCCGTAGAGGAGAtctgagggaagaagaagaagaagggggaAGGTCAATTTGAGCAAGCtttgaaaattttcagattgAAATAATTCTAAGTTCAGCTCTAGGGCGACTGACGAGGAGGCGAGAAAAGAGGACCCACCGGCGACTGGCGAGGAGGCGAGAACCACCGACGAGGAAGTTACATTGATTGCGACGCAGTaaagctgagggaagaagaagggagttgagAGGTGGGAGTATGAAATtttagatctagagtttttttaattaatttggtcTAAATTGAACTAAACCTGGTTGGGTTGTAGCGAAAGACTTTTACAAtgtgttattgcagggggctttaggacgtacgctgcaacagtaacgggctattgcagggggcttttacaacgtacgctgcaacaaacgtttttgcagggaacaattaatttgtacgctgcaacaaccctttaaagggtttgacccgcgttgaccaactgcttgttgaagcgtattaatacatgtacgctgcaacaagggggctgcaacaggggttttttctactagtgaacatgcaaacaattatgaatgtcacacgggcaagtgtttcgaaaatccaaagaatgaccaaaagaaaaaaaaactaaaaagtgtaccaacaaaagaaagagtgaaaaaccaatagagagagttgaagtctagactaagtaatgcttgaaactttgggaacctaaactttagcttatcttatgcctaggactggtcctgccacttggtgccgatcagggaatcaacggttagtgcgtctcgaagatacaccgccaacatcaggtttagtgactccaagctccgtccgtcgtccctcatttcaaggatctccgcttccccaacctcgattcgcaccttcaaacatgtccatcgaagatttgcgagaccagatggtccaaatgacccaacttatgggccaattgaaaatggaaaatgaagctttagcggctgcgcaagccaaaaatgacctcgataacgagaagaggattgaaaaaatggtcctacagcaaaccatggggagcaaatacttctccctcgatcctgaaccttttcctggcaaactaccagaaaagttcagttcatctgacttaccaaagttcaaggccacggacaacccccgtgatcatctactgagctttgtgaatgccatgaacttgaaaagcgtggacaagtccatgtatttacctgcctttcctttgtccttggaacctgtgccactcaaatggtactatcaccaggaccctaagctcttccccacttgggaagactttgtcaatgtcttcatcaagcaatactcgtcgaacatggatttccaagtcaccatgcgcgagctggaagttctcttccaaaagaaaaatgagggtttcacgacctactttgctagatggagggaccaggcggcccagctaatcaataggcctcccgaaacagaattggtccaaaaattcattgacaacctggacccggcttatagacaacaccttaggtacctgggacttgacactttcaaaagagtttatgatgtgggaataaagatcggggacgacctcgccaaaaccatacaaagcaaacgcacatataaaaacaacacctataatcggggtaacacatcccaagcccaagaagtccatgctgtagaagagactcccgcccgaagaagccctggaagatgggtccgagaccaaaagtttgccccactcgggtcgactttggtacaagcctttgaaagattaaccaatcaaggaaagttgagacctataggccccacccgtgaccctcctgtcaaaagaaaatattgggtcgaaggtacttactgcaaattccatcaaggaaatgggcatgacactgaaaactgctggaacctaaagaataccatccaggacatgatagaggatgaagtgatacctctccctaacgttggcaaacccaacaacaacaagagcccactcggctcttgtcacatctctctcgaccaaccagaaaatgagaacttcgaccctacggtgtacattacacctcaaggtgtaccactcgttgtggtccctatggatcgaatcgagagagaagtgtgcggtgtgtgggatgatgatgctgaagatatctacctatctcaagtgtcgggccaggacccctttactgaaacttggcccgggtatgctctcattgacaccaccacTCAAGAACCCGAAGTTGATAACCTCACCAGATCaggaagaatataccagcctgacattcgcccacctcctatggacgatatcccagtcagacaagctcctgagaatggacggcacaccaccgtcgcagaagtcattgaaaatcctcttttgaaacaattgaaaagaaccaaggctgaaattaccatctgggatctcatgtgtacctcaaaagaacatcgcgaaaagcttattcgctcacttgacctcatctcagtgcctacagatatcacacctgactcattggttaaccacgtcacgagagatgctggagaaaaggccatagttttcactgacaaagatttactcagggaggggggtgcccataacaaagccctctatctagtagttggatgcaaagggcaaaacatccccctagcgctcgtagataacggttcggcggttaacgtttgcccgttgcgaaccgcccattgcctgggactaggaagcgatgacttccaaacctccacacaaggggtacgagcctatgataactctcgaaggcctgtgttgggaaaaatcaaccttaccatataaaccgggcctgtggcacgcaccacggagtttcaaataatcgacatcaagcccactttcaacctcctattggggcgaccttggctccatgacttaggaggtgtggcttctaccctgcaccaaatggtcaaacttaaccataacgagGTGATActatgttgttcctaagttttggttgatgacacacacatattgcaaacttcctgattatggttgctaatgactttggactggtaaatgcccaagtttctattaggataggaacttgaatcagatggtgaagttcctgatgtacacttggaacagccactggagttccagagctggaagttgtatctgttccagtttgaagtcacaagaggagcaacacagttacatatcaagagttccgaatactcacaagaactattacagactcatggccacgagttcctttGATAGACACAGAGGAACTCATCattgttcctgagctggaacgtctgaagcttctgagttgcaagttccagacaaaaggaagacataaaagtctaggtagtctactgtacttagaattttatgtaaatattaattttgcaaaagatatatagggtactcaaggaacttgtgatttaattaggtcattTATTTTACAGGAAGAAGTTTTtatgaaaacatgtaattaaataaaaataagtttttaatataaaatagatttacgttttatgttattttatcaaaacttattttcctaaaaatttgccacagtttttgtaaacaaataaaatctgttgaagaaaatcttttagggtttgattgagtcaaaccactaactgccttgttgctgaaacgtgggaagtggtcttccccttgttcctcaagtcaagggacgtgaagAATAAAGCACTGGCAGttggcagttgaggttttgaagggaactaaccctagggaTAAATCTATAAAAGGGAAAGTATGTTTTCTGAAaaattacacaaacattctaagagttcttgctttcctaaaaacgtattgtcaaagattttctaaaaacagtttgtgtcctagttaattcaaagttcctaagtgccctatatccacacaaaagcatcattaatatctagagttatccaaacacgaattgtattttgtattagtgaggatagagttatcctgtttagacttagagtttaagtctgagagagagaagtaaaagagttgtaatcagagtagattactgtgaggaacacaagtttgagaggaacttgtgtttgagagattatcgtaatcgaggtattactataataaaaggaattctcttcttgattagtgtcatgaagttttcacaattattgttattgtcttttctattctcagttccttgattgtttctaagttccgcaagaaactttaccaaagttccaattacaattcaccccccccccctcttgtgcgtgttcctactggaa
This genomic stretch from Spinacia oleracea cultivar Varoflay chromosome 3, BTI_SOV_V1, whole genome shotgun sequence harbors:
- the LOC130470460 gene encoding plant-specific TFIIB-related protein 1-like — translated: MRDCSSATCLRNRSVEALATACLVQAIREAQEPRTLQEISIAANLPQKEIGKYIKILGEALQLSQPINSNSIAVHMPRFCNLLQLNKSALELATHIGEVVINKCFCTRRNPISISAAAIYLACQLEDRRKTQAEICKVTGLTEVTLRKVYKELLENWDDLLPSNYTPVVPPEKAFPTTTIASGRSVTPRAEPPEIPTLDRESKQPKTNQISETTHVDRVKGENDSNTPSTKKVYTPRIAPYARNLMWFVSNGLSFLPTSIYYWL